A window of Acidimicrobiales bacterium genomic DNA:
TCGGCCGGGTACCGATGTCCGGCCGCGCGTCGAGAAGATCGCCACGATTGCGCACTGTGCCCTCCCCCATTTCGCCTCAGGAGCGCGGGACGACAGAGCAATGCTCGACCGCTGTAAAAGGGGTGTTCAGCGCCGACTTCCCAACTCAGTCGGCAGACCCAGTCCCTCCAAAACCCCTGCGAACTGGGCGTCATTGTGACGGCAGGAGGGTGACTTGTCAACTGACCGTAATGAATACTTTGCCGTGAAGGTGATGAATAGGAATTGCACCAATCGTGCAAATGCGGAGGGTGGTCAGGCGTAGGCGTGGAGCAGCCCGACGATCGCTCCCCCGGCGATGAGGTACGTCGAGTTGAGCTTCGTGCGCCACAGGACGGCGAGGGCGGCCACGCCGACGACGACCGTGAGCGGGTCGACCAGGGCGTCGCCCGCCAGCTGGACGGTGACGCCGGCCATCAGCCCGAGGGCCGCGGCGTTGACGGCGTCGAGCACCGCCCCGGTCGGCGCCGAGGCCCGCATCCAGCGGACGATCGACGTAAGGAGGCCGGCGAAGACGAACGACGGCAGGAAGATCCCGACCGTCGCCACCACGGCTCCCGGGGCGCCCGCCACCAGGTAGCCCACGAAGGTGGCGGTGGTGAACACCGGCCCCGGCGTCACCTGGCCGATGCTGGCGGCGTCGAGGAGCTGCTGCCCGGTGATCCAGCCGAGGCGGTCGACCACCTCGCCGTCGAGGAACGCCAGCAGCACGTAGCCGCCGCCGTAGAGGACCGAGCCGATCTTCACGAACACCACGAACAGGTGGCCGAGGCCGACGTCGGCCGCGCCCGGGGCAGTGGCGAGGGCGAGCAGCGGCGACCAGGTGGAGAGGCGCTGCGCCTGCAGCCGCGTGACCGCGTAACCGACGAGGCCGCACAGGGCGCCGAGGGCGAGCAGCAACAGCTCGTTCACGCCGAGGAGGTAGGCACCGGCGGCCGCCA
This region includes:
- the chrA gene encoding chromate efflux transporter — protein: MPRPSPNPEPEPRRLGELAALFFRLGVTAFGGPAAHIAMMHDEVVRRRGWVDEQRFLDTVGATNLVPGPNSTELAIHLGWERARLRGLLVAGVCFILPAALIVGVLAWAYVRYGDTPSVEGVLYGVKPVVIAIVVTAIVKLAPTAGKSWPLRVLGVAAAGAYLLGVNELLLLALGALCGLVGYAVTRLQAQRLSTWSPLLALATAPGAADVGLGHLFVVFVKIGSVLYGGGYVLLAFLDGEVVDRLGWITGQQLLDAASIGQVTPGPVFTTATFVGYLVAGAPGAVVATVGIFLPSFVFAGLLTSIVRWMRASAPTGAVLDAVNAAALGLMAGVTVQLAGDALVDPLTVVVGVAALAVLWRTKLNSTYLIAGGAIVGLLHAYA